A window of the Alkalibaculum bacchi genome harbors these coding sequences:
- the purF gene encoding amidophosphoribosyltransferase, with product MLYEGKAKRVHTTDDLDDKLKEECGVVGVYCTDEQKDVARLLYYGLYALQHRGQESAGIATNQDGKISKFKENGIVSEIFKGNEFIESLKGNIGIGHVRYATSGDGDIRNAQPLFVNYKTNQIALAHNGNLINFKALREMLEDSGVVFQTDIDTEVIVNLLARSLKDGMVNAIRRVVEIIKGAYALVITTEDKLIGIRDPHGLRPLCLGKTNDTYAIASESCALDAIGAELVRDIEPGEIVVIDKDGVQSFQQNNWVKRKSCIFELIYFARPDSIIDGRSVYYARHNAGMILAKEHSVEADIVIGVPDSGIPAAIGYAQESGIPYGMGLIKNKYVGRTFIQPTQELREEGVKIKLNTIKENIDGKRVVIIDDSIVRGTTSKRLVKLLRAAGAKEVHFRVSSPPVTHTCHFGIDTPYRQDLIGSKHDVEEIREMIGADTLGFISVEGLLQSVGGENTYCKACFDADYPMEVPIQRE from the coding sequence ATGCTATATGAAGGAAAAGCCAAAAGAGTGCATACAACAGACGATTTGGATGATAAATTAAAAGAAGAATGTGGAGTTGTCGGTGTCTATTGCACTGATGAACAAAAAGATGTGGCTAGATTGCTTTATTATGGTCTTTATGCTCTACAACATAGAGGTCAAGAAAGTGCTGGCATTGCCACAAATCAAGATGGGAAAATCAGCAAATTTAAAGAAAATGGTATCGTATCCGAAATCTTTAAAGGTAATGAGTTTATTGAAAGCTTAAAGGGCAATATTGGAATAGGTCATGTAAGATATGCTACAAGTGGAGATGGTGATATTCGAAATGCACAACCTTTATTTGTAAATTATAAGACAAATCAAATCGCCCTAGCACATAATGGTAATCTGATTAATTTCAAAGCTTTAAGAGAAATGTTAGAAGATAGTGGAGTAGTCTTTCAGACAGATATTGATACAGAGGTTATTGTAAATTTACTTGCAAGAAGCTTAAAGGATGGCATGGTCAATGCCATAAGAAGAGTGGTAGAGATCATTAAAGGAGCCTATGCTTTAGTCATCACCACGGAAGATAAGTTAATCGGCATTCGTGATCCCCATGGCTTAAGACCTTTGTGTCTTGGTAAGACAAACGATACTTATGCAATTGCATCAGAAAGTTGCGCCCTAGATGCAATTGGTGCAGAGTTGGTACGAGATATAGAGCCAGGTGAAATTGTGGTTATAGATAAGGATGGAGTTCAATCTTTTCAACAAAATAACTGGGTTAAGAGAAAGTCTTGTATCTTTGAATTGATTTATTTTGCTCGCCCAGACTCCATCATCGATGGCAGGAGCGTATATTATGCAAGGCATAATGCAGGTATGATTTTGGCAAAAGAACATAGTGTTGAAGCAGATATCGTAATAGGAGTACCGGACTCAGGAATACCAGCGGCTATTGGTTACGCTCAAGAATCTGGAATTCCCTACGGTATGGGACTTATTAAAAACAAATATGTTGGAAGGACCTTTATCCAACCTACTCAAGAACTGAGAGAAGAAGGCGTAAAGATAAAACTTAACACCATTAAGGAAAATATTGACGGTAAGCGAGTTGTCATTATCGATGATTCTATCGTAAGAGGGACTACTTCAAAAAGATTAGTGAAATTACTACGAGCGGCTGGTGCAAAAGAAGTGCATTTTAGGGTTAGCAGTCCTCCTGTTACTCATACCTGTCATTTTGGCATTGATACTCCTTATAGACAAGATTTAATTGGTTCAAAACACGATGTAGAAGAAATCCGAGAAATGATTGGTGCAGATACATTAGGATTTATCTCTGTAGAAGGATTGTTACAATCCGTTGGCGGTGAAAACACCTATTGCAAGGCTTGTTTCGATGCAGATTACCCAATGGAAGTTCCAATACAAAGAGAATAA
- the purE gene encoding 5-(carboxyamino)imidazole ribonucleotide mutase: MPKVGIVMGSDSDYQVVKETIDILKKFNVEVDARVISAHRTPQIAFEFAKNAESNGIELMIGAAGKAAHLPGVLAGITPLPVIGLPIKSSTMDGLDSLLSIVQMPSGVPVATVAINGSLNAGLLAIQILSVKYPELRASYKEYKQELAKQVVEKNDKLQKML; encoded by the coding sequence ATGCCAAAAGTAGGAATTGTAATGGGTAGTGACTCAGACTACCAAGTTGTAAAAGAGACTATAGATATACTAAAGAAATTTAATGTAGAAGTAGACGCTAGAGTAATCTCAGCTCATAGAACTCCTCAAATAGCCTTTGAATTTGCTAAAAATGCAGAATCCAATGGCATAGAGCTTATGATAGGAGCAGCAGGAAAGGCAGCTCACCTGCCAGGAGTACTTGCTGGAATCACACCACTTCCTGTTATAGGACTACCTATAAAATCATCTACTATGGATGGACTAGATTCCCTTTTGTCTATAGTACAGATGCCATCAGGAGTGCCTGTTGCTACAGTAGCTATTAACGGTAGCTTAAACGCAGGGTTACTAGCTATTCAAATTCTATCCGTAAAATACCCAGAGTTAAGAGCATCCTATAAAGAATATAAACAAGAATTAGCAAAACAAGTGGTTGAAAAGAACGACAAGTTGCAGAAGATGCTGTAA
- the purH gene encoding bifunctional phosphoribosylaminoimidazolecarboxamide formyltransferase/IMP cyclohydrolase has protein sequence MRALISVSDKEGILSFAKTLDEMNVEIISTGGTAKLLQEEGIKVIPISDVTGFPECLDGRVKTLHPKIHGGILAMRNQPDHIKQLEELEITPIDVVVVNLYPFKKTIDKENVTLEEAIENIDIGGPTMLRSSAKNYRDVVVITDPEDYNKIIQELKENGEVSLETRYNLALKVFEHTAQYDSMIANYLRKRTGSKEYPATLTLSFEKVQVLRYGENPHQSAAFYKDVERSEGTLINAIQLHGKELSYNNISDTNGALEILKEFKGEPTVVAVKHANPCGIASANSILEAYKKAYECDPVSIFGGIIAANREIDEETALIINETFIEVIVAPSYTKEALEVLKEKKNIRIMELSNIEKQDYGMEFKKVLGGILVQDRDEKLLDGEVRCVTNRQPTDKEMEDLLFAWKAVKNTKSNGISIAKNKMLIGNGPGQVSRIWALENAIRQSADKVQGAVMASDAFFPFEDCVEAAANAGITAIIQPGGSVRDEDSIKLCNEKNIAMVFTDLRHFKH, from the coding sequence GTGAGAGCATTAATAAGTGTATCAGATAAAGAAGGGATTTTATCTTTTGCAAAAACATTAGATGAGATGAATGTAGAAATCATATCCACAGGTGGAACAGCCAAATTATTACAAGAGGAAGGGATTAAAGTTATCCCAATTAGTGATGTTACAGGATTTCCAGAATGTCTAGACGGTAGAGTGAAAACATTACATCCAAAAATTCACGGCGGAATTCTAGCTATGAGAAATCAGCCTGACCATATAAAGCAATTAGAAGAATTAGAAATCACACCAATAGATGTGGTAGTAGTAAACTTATATCCATTTAAGAAGACCATTGACAAAGAAAATGTGACTTTAGAAGAAGCTATTGAAAACATCGACATTGGTGGTCCTACAATGCTTCGGTCTTCTGCTAAGAATTACAGAGATGTTGTAGTGATTACAGATCCTGAAGATTACAATAAGATAATTCAAGAACTAAAAGAAAATGGGGAAGTATCTCTTGAGACAAGATATAATTTGGCTTTAAAAGTCTTTGAACATACAGCTCAGTATGATTCTATGATTGCAAATTACTTAAGAAAGAGAACAGGTTCTAAAGAATACCCTGCTACTCTTACCCTATCCTTTGAAAAAGTTCAAGTCTTACGATATGGTGAAAATCCTCATCAATCAGCTGCCTTCTACAAAGATGTAGAGAGAAGCGAAGGTACACTGATTAATGCAATTCAACTTCATGGAAAAGAACTTTCTTATAATAATATTAGCGACACAAATGGAGCCTTAGAAATCTTAAAAGAATTTAAAGGCGAGCCTACTGTTGTGGCTGTAAAACACGCAAACCCATGTGGAATAGCCAGTGCAAACAGCATCTTAGAGGCTTATAAGAAGGCTTATGAATGTGATCCTGTTTCCATCTTTGGGGGAATCATTGCAGCCAATAGAGAAATCGACGAAGAAACAGCTTTAATAATCAACGAAACCTTTATTGAAGTCATCGTAGCTCCTTCTTATACAAAAGAAGCATTAGAAGTATTAAAGGAAAAGAAAAATATTCGAATTATGGAATTATCTAATATCGAAAAGCAAGACTATGGCATGGAGTTTAAAAAAGTCCTAGGAGGCATATTAGTACAAGACCGAGATGAAAAGCTCCTAGATGGAGAAGTAAGATGCGTTACAAATAGGCAGCCTACAGATAAGGAAATGGAAGACTTGCTCTTTGCATGGAAAGCTGTTAAAAATACGAAATCAAATGGTATTAGCATTGCAAAAAATAAAATGCTAATAGGAAATGGTCCAGGTCAAGTAAGTCGAATTTGGGCTCTAGAAAACGCCATTCGCCAGTCTGCAGATAAAGTACAAGGAGCTGTTATGGCGTCTGACGCCTTCTTCCCATTTGAAGATTGCGTAGAAGCAGCCGCCAATGCAGGCATCACCGCCATCATCCAACCAGGAGGCTCTGTTCGAGACGAAGACTCTATAAAACTATGCAACGAAAAAAATATTGCTATGGTATTTACGGATTTGAGGCATTTTAAACATTAA
- a CDS encoding BCCT family transporter has translation MASGIYVLFNQFPLREITIPIVLFVVFTFFVVSTDSATIVLGMLSSGGNNSPKTSLKLLWGIALALSAAILIIMGGLEALQTVAIIAVFPFIFIMFALCYSTFKMVQSDSMMNIPSVEKDKT, from the coding sequence ATAGCAAGTGGCATATATGTATTATTTAATCAATTTCCCTTAAGAGAAATAACGATACCTATTGTTCTATTTGTTGTATTTACTTTTTTCGTGGTTTCTACGGATTCAGCGACTATTGTACTTGGAATGCTTTCTAGTGGAGGAAACAATTCACCTAAAACAAGTTTAAAACTTTTATGGGGTATAGCACTAGCGTTGTCTGCAGCAATCTTGATTATTATGGGCGGGCTAGAGGCTTTACAGACTGTCGCTATCATTGCTGTTTTTCCATTTATATTCATAATGTTTGCTCTTTGTTATTCTACGTTTAAGATGGTACAAAGTGATTCAATGATGAATATACCATCTGTTGAAAAAGATAAAACGTAA
- the purM gene encoding phosphoribosylformylglycinamidine cyclo-ligase: protein MKKITYKDAGVNIEAGYESVERIKKHVKKTFSKNVISDLGGFGGLFALPSGYNNPVLVSGTDGVGTKLVISQKMDKHNTIGIDCVAMCVNDIICQGAKPLFFLDYIACGKNNPERIEQIVAGVAEGCLQSEASLIGGETAEMPDMYTEDEYDIAGFAVGIADREKIITGKNIKEGDVVLGIPSSGIHSNGFSLVRKLFFNHSQFSLDQYIQEFGATLGETLLTPTKIYYHSAFKAITENNIKGISHITGGGFYENIPRMIPQGLTANIYKNRIPKLPVFEMMQKLGNLEDDDMYNTFNMGIGFVMVVSPEDVDTVVSSIKQGKEETIILGEIANGDQGVALWP, encoded by the coding sequence ATGAAAAAAATAACGTATAAAGATGCTGGTGTAAATATTGAAGCAGGATATGAATCTGTAGAACGAATAAAAAAACATGTAAAGAAGACCTTTAGTAAAAATGTAATCTCTGATTTAGGCGGTTTTGGAGGTCTTTTTGCTTTGCCTAGTGGATACAATAACCCAGTATTAGTTTCTGGAACAGATGGAGTCGGTACAAAGCTTGTTATATCTCAAAAGATGGATAAACACAATACTATAGGTATTGACTGTGTAGCTATGTGTGTCAATGATATTATATGCCAAGGGGCAAAACCGCTTTTCTTCTTAGATTATATTGCATGTGGAAAAAATAACCCTGAGAGAATTGAACAAATTGTGGCAGGAGTTGCAGAGGGTTGTCTCCAAAGCGAAGCCTCTTTAATTGGTGGTGAAACAGCAGAAATGCCTGATATGTACACAGAAGACGAATACGATATAGCTGGTTTTGCAGTAGGTATTGCTGATAGAGAAAAAATTATTACAGGTAAAAACATTAAAGAAGGAGATGTAGTATTAGGAATTCCTTCTAGTGGTATCCATAGCAATGGTTTTTCATTAGTGCGTAAATTATTTTTTAATCATAGTCAATTTTCATTAGATCAATACATTCAAGAATTCGGAGCCACTTTAGGCGAAACACTACTAACTCCTACTAAAATCTATTATCATTCTGCTTTCAAGGCCATAACAGAGAATAATATTAAAGGGATTTCTCATATTACTGGCGGTGGCTTCTACGAAAATATTCCAAGAATGATTCCCCAAGGTTTAACTGCAAATATTTATAAAAATCGAATCCCCAAATTGCCTGTATTTGAAATGATGCAAAAGCTAGGAAATTTAGAGGATGACGATATGTACAATACTTTTAATATGGGAATTGGTTTTGTCATGGTTGTATCTCCTGAAGACGTAGATACAGTGGTAAGTTCTATTAAGCAAGGGAAAGAAGAGACTATTATTCTAGGGGAAATTGCTAATGGTGACCAGGGTGTTGCTTTATGGCCTTAA
- a CDS encoding GNAT family N-acetyltransferase translates to MEIKRIKNKEERKDAFYIRLKVFVEEQGVPRENELDEYEDVSEHIVLYKDKLPVATGRIRIIHGDAKLQRICVLKEYRKLGLGKVIIESLESIAREKDCKKAILGAQVQAKEFYEKLGYTQSSGLFVDEGIPHVEMTKQL, encoded by the coding sequence ATGGAAATAAAGCGTATAAAAAATAAAGAAGAACGAAAAGATGCATTCTATATTCGATTAAAGGTCTTTGTAGAGGAGCAGGGAGTGCCTAGGGAGAATGAATTAGATGAATACGAAGATGTTTCTGAACATATCGTACTTTATAAGGACAAACTTCCTGTAGCAACAGGAAGAATTAGAATTATCCATGGAGATGCGAAATTACAGAGGATTTGCGTTCTAAAAGAATACCGAAAATTAGGATTAGGAAAAGTAATTATTGAGTCTTTAGAATCCATAGCAAGGGAAAAGGACTGCAAAAAAGCCATACTAGGCGCCCAAGTACAAGCCAAAGAATTCTACGAAAAGCTAGGATATACTCAAAGTTCAGGTCTCTTTGTGGACGAGGGCATTCCGCACGTAGAGATGACAAAACAATTGTAA
- the purD gene encoding phosphoribosylamine--glycine ligase has product MNILVIGSGGREHALVWKISQSSRVEKIYCAPGNPGIGQLAQCVNISVEDLDGLVSFAVENAVDLTVVGPEVPLVLGICDKFEEKGLKVIGPNKICSQFEGSKAFTKKFLEKYDISTAAYREYTDLDSALKGLDEFDLPVVVKADGLAAGKGVIIAETKDIARQTLKEMMGDLSFGEAGTKVVLEEFLSGTEASILCFVDGKNIVPMESAQDYKRIGDNDQGNNTGGMGTYSPNRLFDSHLNEIVKREVLDPIIKGFKDEGLDYKGILFIGLMIEENKPKVLEFNVRFGDPETQSVLVRLETDIVDIFESMIKGTLSTQDIRWSNKSAVTIVLASGGYPDRYEKGKVITGLEQIENSIVFHAGTKEKEGKIITDGGRVLGVTSIGDTTEEARDKAYEDVKKISFEGMQYRRDIAY; this is encoded by the coding sequence ATGAACATTCTAGTTATCGGATCTGGGGGAAGAGAGCATGCTTTGGTTTGGAAAATATCTCAGAGTTCAAGAGTAGAAAAGATTTACTGTGCTCCAGGGAATCCTGGAATTGGGCAGCTTGCACAGTGTGTAAATATTTCTGTAGAAGATTTAGATGGTTTAGTATCCTTTGCCGTAGAAAATGCAGTGGATTTAACGGTTGTTGGACCAGAAGTACCACTAGTTCTTGGCATATGCGATAAATTTGAAGAAAAGGGTTTAAAGGTAATTGGACCTAATAAGATATGCTCTCAGTTTGAAGGGAGTAAAGCCTTTACAAAAAAATTTTTAGAAAAGTATGATATCTCAACAGCAGCCTATAGAGAATATACAGATTTAGACTCTGCATTAAAAGGTTTAGATGAATTTGATTTGCCCGTTGTAGTCAAGGCCGATGGCTTAGCTGCAGGCAAAGGGGTAATCATAGCAGAAACAAAAGATATTGCCAGACAGACACTAAAGGAAATGATGGGTGATTTGTCTTTTGGAGAAGCTGGCACAAAGGTAGTATTAGAAGAATTCTTAAGTGGAACAGAAGCGTCCATTCTTTGCTTTGTAGATGGTAAAAACATCGTCCCAATGGAAAGTGCTCAGGATTATAAGCGGATTGGGGATAATGATCAGGGCAACAACACAGGTGGCATGGGTACATACTCACCCAACAGATTATTTGATTCTCATTTGAATGAAATCGTAAAAAGAGAAGTCTTAGATCCCATAATAAAAGGCTTTAAAGATGAAGGGCTAGATTATAAAGGCATCCTCTTTATTGGTTTGATGATTGAAGAAAACAAGCCAAAGGTCCTTGAATTTAATGTGCGATTTGGAGACCCAGAAACTCAATCTGTACTTGTAAGACTAGAAACAGATATTGTAGACATATTTGAAAGCATGATAAAAGGAACATTATCAACACAAGACATAAGGTGGAGCAATAAAAGCGCAGTAACTATTGTTCTAGCATCAGGAGGATACCCAGATCGTTACGAAAAGGGAAAAGTCATTACAGGACTTGAACAAATAGAAAATAGCATAGTCTTTCATGCTGGAACAAAAGAAAAAGAAGGCAAAATCATAACCGATGGAGGGCGAGTCCTAGGCGTAACATCTATAGGAGATACAACAGAAGAAGCAAGAGATAAGGCATACGAAGATGTAAAGAAGATTTCTTTTGAAGGAATGCAATATAGAAGGGATATTGCATATTAA
- the purN gene encoding phosphoribosylglycinamide formyltransferase — protein MALKNIAVFVSGGGTNLQTLMDQVHGKYGNIELVLSNNSKAYGLKRAEDHNIVGYYIDSNEDDKIIKILRNKKIDFIVLAGYLKKISSKLVHSYKGKIINIHPSLIPSFCGTSYYGLKVHEKAIEYGVKVSGATVHFVDEGMDTGPIIMQETVAVYPDDSPEDLQKRVLEVEHRILSESVKKMCQNKLILNGRIVTVLE, from the coding sequence ATGGCCTTAAAAAATATTGCCGTCTTTGTGTCAGGCGGAGGGACGAATCTCCAAACGTTAATGGATCAGGTTCACGGAAAATATGGCAATATTGAATTGGTTCTCTCAAATAACTCAAAAGCTTACGGGTTAAAAAGAGCTGAGGACCATAATATAGTAGGTTATTATATAGATTCTAATGAAGACGATAAAATAATAAAAATATTAAGAAATAAAAAAATTGACTTTATCGTTTTAGCAGGTTATTTAAAAAAAATATCCTCTAAACTAGTGCATTCTTATAAGGGTAAAATCATCAATATTCATCCCTCTCTTATTCCTAGTTTTTGTGGTACTAGTTATTATGGATTAAAAGTCCATGAGAAGGCTATTGAATACGGTGTAAAAGTTAGCGGAGCAACCGTTCATTTCGTAGATGAAGGAATGGATACAGGACCTATTATTATGCAAGAAACAGTAGCAGTATACCCAGACGATAGCCCTGAAGACTTACAAAAGAGGGTATTAGAAGTAGAACACAGAATACTAAGCGAGAGCGTTAAAAAAATGTGTCAGAATAAATTAATACTAAATGGTAGAATAGTTACAGTATTAGAGTAA